The following DNA comes from Pseudophryne corroboree isolate aPseCor3 chromosome 8, aPseCor3.hap2, whole genome shotgun sequence.
GTCCAATAcaggatgccgacagtcagaatactgaccacaGCATAAAAATGGTGAGAATGCAGACAGGGGGCAAGGtcagtatacttacctttctgcaATGTCcccattaccctaaccctcccttcacgcAGCCAAAACCaaccccccaccccacagcctgaccctaaccctccccggtgtcgcctaaacctaacgccccattcctgcagcctaagccacaacccccctgcagcctaaccctaaccctccctggaggtgcctaaacctaaccccccctcccagcagtttaaacctaacccccttcctcgcagcctaaacctaacctcacccccTTCAATGGTTtgtgatcccggctgtcaggattctggtgtcgtgATTGTGAGCCTAGTCGGGATAGCGGTGCCAGCATTTCAagctgtgtcgggattctggcataggTATTTCCAATACAGAGTCCAATTTTATTGTAACATTTGCAGACGACACTACGCTAGTAGGATTGATTAGTAAGGGTGAGAACAGTTATAGGCAAGAGGTGAAGCAACtttttaggtgggggggggggggaaataatttgTTCTTAAATAGTAAAAAGACTAAGGAGGTGGTGATAGATTTTAGGAGATCTAGGAGAACCACCCCACAGCAGTTGTTTTTGAATGGGGAGGTGGTAGAGATGGTGAGTGGTATTAAGTTCTTAGATATTCATTTTACTGAGGACTTATTGTGGTCTTCTCACATTTCTGCTTTGATTGGGAAGGCTTGCGAAGACTTCGGTAGCAGGAGAAGTATAGCAAAGGCTAATAACATAATTTCTGATCCTAGTCATCCATGCTACTAGCTTTTCTCCTTATTGCCTTCCAAGAAACGTTACAGGTGTCTTGGATGCCTCACCAGTAGGTTGCGGAACAGTTTCTTTCCTTCTGTAATTGTTAGTTTACATTTTTAACATTGTAGTTTAAAATTACTGGAGTCGTGAGTGTATTGCATTGTAATTTCACTTATGCATTTTGTAATGTTGTAGTGACAGaattataattcaggttgaactcgatggacattttgtcttttttcaacctcatctacGATGATACTATGTATTAAAAATTTCTGAACTTTTCACTCTGCTTGCAATGCAGCTGTCTCAGCACAAGATTTACAAGGCACACGTTCCTGAAACTGTAAAGCTTTGCTCTTACTGTATCTGTTGTCAACTTCAGAGTGTTTGCCTCGAACACTACAACTAAGTCAAATTAAATTGAAATTAACATTTTTAAGCATGGCTGATGCTATTTCTTGCTATTTATACATATGACTACCCTGGTGTTTTATTTGGTACCAGCTGTATTATTGAGCTTCTTCCTATATTTTCGCCAGTCTATATTATTATAATGCATCATCCTATGATAGTCTAAAATTACAGCCACATAGCCACTTTCAACGACTACAGCTTTAGCAATTTTGTTCTACAGGCCTAAAGGTGGAATGTTTAGCTCAGGAGTGTTACAAACCACTAGATCTTCTATGAGTGCAGGTAAGATCAAAGTGTGCTTGTGTGTTCCAGCTGTGATAGGCTACAAAATTGAATTCAATGGaacaagtacagtatgtgtgatcttATAAGTGTTCTTTGTGATTTTGCAAGTTTTCTATGAGTATGTGATAGTCGTAGGTATACCTGCAAGTCAGGCACTGGGAGAGCTCTTTGTCCTTGATGGTCAGTGTGTGTTTGGCTGAACACAAGGAGACACCAGAGCAAGGTAACACCAACAACTCTCTGAGATACAGTCACCTATGACAAGTCCACTGCGTGATGGCCTGGATGCCATTCTACATCAGGAGCTGATCACTCATTACTAAGACCTATAGAGTTACTACATCTGGCCTTCACTCCTGTAAGACTTGTATACACAGCAGGACAGAAAACCTCCAGATTAAGGTCACCAGCATTGAGGTAGGGAGGCTCACACAGCTCGCCCTATCACCCCATGATCTGGGAACAGAAGCAAAGCACTGGTAAGTGTCTTCATGACACCACACACTGTCATGCCTGCACCAGCCCTCTGGTTACATAGGATACACTGTACCCAAGAGAGACACATAGCTAAGACATATGTCTGTACTACCTAAAGGAGTCAACTAACATTCCCAGATGACCACTATCATAGAGACATTTTATATGTTTTGATTAAAGAGCACTGTGACTCTCAACAAATTACTGCCTTATTCACACTTACTGTATGTGTCAGCGTTGTTAATCACATCACCTCTCACAATATAACACCAGGCGTTTGAGCTTTAATCACCTCCTATCATATACTAGTAAAGGGGACTGGACATCTTGAGATTGAAGTAGTGCCCAAGCTAATACTGAGTGCAGAGTTTGTCATCCTCGGATTTAAGTGTTCTGGGTAGTTTTCTGCACAAAAATAATAGCAGAGTATGTTTACAGGAATGCAGTATACTGTACTCCACCTCTGGCCAAATCCTGCCCAGATTAAAACCAAACCTCACCCTGCATTCATCCAATGTCCACTCCAATATGCCACTTTGGAAACAAGCTACACCCATTTTCATATATACCCTGCCCCCTTTTGAAGTCAGATATGCAGGACTGTATTGAAGAAGTTTGGACAGTTGGGAAGCATGCTTAAAGGTTCCCATACATCTAATGTCTGTTTTTCCAATTCCGCAACCTAACCGGTAATGCCAATCCTCCGATTAAATCTACCAGTCAGCAGCCATCAGTGATCAGCGATTCATCAGGAAAATACTGCATTTAAAAAATCCCTGATTTGCCAATCCTGACCGTTTTTGGTCAGGATCGGGGGAATCaacatttttaaacatgtttaatattcctgatTTCCTGACCAGGCATTTGAAGGATTGTGACATTGCAGCAATATTTTACTAATGTATGGGGGCTGTTAAGGAAAACAACATGGGTAAATTAAAGtagcattttatatttttttttataaaccaaAGCAATTTCTTTTATATTAGCTTTGAACAGTATAAGCTAAGTTAAATTCATTAAGGGTAGTAAGGTACAGATtaaaagcttgtgagcagggccctcttacctctttttCTGTTATTAGTCATATTTTAATTCTGTTTTGTTACCAATCGTAAAGCACAATTGAATATACTGATGctatataactaaataaataataataaaggtaATTTCTTACTTATAGCAGTTACAGCACAGTTGTTATTAAATAAGTCATTTTTGTAAGGCTACCAATCAAATATTTGCACCTTTGTAGAGTTACGTGGTCAACTGAAACCACCAACGCTTCAGTGCAGATTTTACGTCTTTATTTTTCAAGCTATAGATCAGTGGGTTAAGCATGGGGACAGCAGCTGTATTAAATAAAGAGAAAAGCTTGCTAGATTCCAAAGTGTCCATTGAGGTTGGTCTTAGGTACTGACAGATGAGGGTCACATAGAGTAGAATGACCACTGTGAGGTGCGAGGAACATGTGTAGAAGGCTTTATGCTTTCCTGCACCTGAACGAATGCTCAGTATGGTCTGGATAATAAATATGTAAGGAATGAAGGTAAAGAGAAATGGGAAGATGGAAAGGAAAGTTCCACAGATAAAAATCAAGAGGTTGGAGAGTGAAGTGTCACTGCAAGTCAGTTTCATGATGGGCACAATATCACAGAAAAAATGGTTTATTTCTCTTGATTTATAACAAGAAAACCTGGAAATTAAAACAAAAAGAGGAAGAGATTCTACAAAACCTGAAGCCCAACAGGCACTGGCCAGAGAAGAACATAAACAAGGGCTCATGACTGTGTAATAATGCAAGGGCTTACAGACAGCAACAAAACGATCGTAACTCattgctgacagcagcatcagctcATTGCACACTAGAGATATGAAGATGAACATCTGAGACATACACGCATATAAAGACAATGTGTTATCTCCTGTCAGGAAGCTAATAAGGATCTTATGCAGTGTGACTGTGCTTGAGAATATGTCCAAGGTGGACAGGTTACACAGAAAGAAGTACATGGGAGTGTGAAGCTGAGGGTCCAGGCAGACCAGTACAACAATAGTCATATTTCCACCCAGAATGAAGAGATAAATGAAAAGAACCAGCAGGAAAATCAAAGCTTGAAGCTCTGGGGCTTCAGAAATACccgtaataataaagtagatatctgTCTGATTTGTCTCATTAATGCAATTTATCTGAAAGAAAAAGGTTTACCAATTTAATTTACTCGACAGCATAAACAAAATTGGTTTGATTGTAGAAATTgcattatatttaatatatattattGACTAAAAAATAAATACTACAAAATGTGTATTCAAGAAATACATAAAGTTTAAGGGGAATCCAGTCGGGATCATGGCATTTAGGATCCCGCAGTCGGAATCCCGACGCCGGCATTGCGGTACTGCTCGGAATACCGGTACCAGTATCCTGACATGGCTCAAAatgctggcgccgggatcccaaacaaACGTCTGCTGGGAGTACACCTTGGTAAGCAGTGGgaaggggggaaggttaggattaggctgcgggtggagggttagagttaggctgtggggatggttaggtttaggctgtgagcaagggagggagggttaggtttaggctgtggggaggggggttagagatAGGCACCACTGAGAAGGGTcggggctaggctgtgggggggggggggggaggggaggggaggttaggtcagGCTGCATGGagtgagggttagggattagggatagtAAATTTACCGcttaggtgtcgggattctgggtgtcgggactgccagcatcccaagttccgggatcccgataccataccTGTTACAGGGTACTGtagaacatttaactttagaaaactaAAGGGATAAAAATGACCTTATAAAGAGCATAGTATGTATCACAATTAATACCAAatgttaataattaattaattcataTAAAGTACTTAAACTTAAACAAAccaactaaaaaaatatatataaactccACGGATAATATAAAGTTTGAGCTCATATtttcaattataaaaaaaaaaacactcttatAATCCCTTACAGGATTAAAAATATTTTTGTGACTCTAGGactcaaaaaaagttttttttgcagTTCCAGAAAAAGTTCTTACGGTTAGTATCCATCAGTATTTGTTTAAATATGCAGTAGAAATATTCCAGTATTAGCATGAACAAAGCCAAGTGAATCTAAAATAGATTCCCAGCAGGATCATTGACCAGTCCAGGGGTTTCACACTGAATTTAATTATTGCATTTTTTTTCTACTGCATATTTAAATTACTAGTCCCAAAAATATTTCTTTCATCCTGTTAGGAGTTTTAAGTTTTTTTTCTAACTATAAATATGAGCTCATACTTTTTATAATCTGTggcgtttatatatattttttatttggttTGTTCAAGCGTGTGTGCTTTGTGTGTATAAATTAATTTATTAATCTTCGATAATAATTGTGATACAGTACATACTGCATTCTTTATAAGGTAATTTTTAACCCTTTAGTTTTCTACTGTCTATTTGAGTAATGCAGAGATACTCATTTTCGGAGCTGcagttattttgtgtgtgtgtgtgtgtgtgtgtgtgtgtgtgtgtgtgtgtgtgtgtgtgtgtgtgtgtgtgtgtgtgtgattatttgCCCCCCATtaattatatttttatgttttagaACATATAACTTCTATGTGCTGACAGGCCCATATATACAAGGCTGAAGGTTAATTTAACAATGTTTTAGCTTTGCCTTTATTACTATTAATTATTTCACCAAATCTGTCAAAATGTATGTTTTTTTGTGTGGTGGTGGTGCACAGAGCTTTATCTTAGGTGTCCATTAAATTAATAAAAATTTAATAATACATTTATATTGGTGGTAAGCAAAGATTAGCATGTTAAAAAAAttgatagagagacagagagatagaataAAAAATGAAACATCTTGGACAACTCTGTCCTTTATCAGGCCTTGAGAAAGGCACAGAGTTGCCCCAACATTGCTGATGTATGCTAGCGCACAATTTATACAAGGATGGTCAATTTTCCAAATGCCTATGGTACGACTGTCCATTGGCACTTCTTTGatttctctctgtcactctctgtacagtatgtacacatacaaatgcgcgcacacacacacacccacacacacacacacacacacacacacacacacatattcacataCCATAGTTGTATATCCAGTACTGCAATTAAGGTTTTCACTTTTTGCCATGTTTTCTTATCTAAGTGAGACTTCTGGAGTATACCTGCAAATTGTAGAACTATTTATACACACAGACAGATACATTTTATGATGAAAGGGAGATTGAAATCTAGTGGGGACTAATTGAATgctttaaataaatataaaatcccAGAATTCCCCTTCAATTTATATTCAAGTCTCTATAATGCTATTTAACTGATTTTCTTCTAAAATGGTACGTAAAGTGGAAattgttaattttttttaaaaacacaccctagcgcagCCTCACCTTCACAGCTGGAGAGAAGAAATAATGTTGGAATTTATTTATACACAGATGTGAGTCAACATCATGATACCAACATTTTTGCTTACTGTACCTGCAATAAAGGGTATTTGTGGTGCATACAATAAATTAAATATGGGAAAACATAGATGTACACGTTACTGCAACATCATGTATAACCAGGAATGTTGATGTGATATGTGTATCAATCTTTTGAAGATGTATAGACTTTTTTGGAGAAGCAAAATTTGGGACAAATATAAAACAAATGATTTACGATAGTAGTCAGGAATTTTCCATTCAGTGAGATACCCACTTTTACCTTTATGGAAAGAGCTGTTGTTGGCTGATAGTAATATTATAAAGCCACACATAACACAAAGGAAACATCACACAAAATATCCAGACATTTACTGTAGACATCATGGACATTTTTATAAACAGAACAAAAACCTTGGAGGTTAAACCTCTGTAGATCACGTTTAGAGACCTTTTTTTTTCAAGATTAATTAGACCTAAATGAATAATGTATTACACTGGGTATTAATATTTTAATTTACTCACAAAGGAGTTGAAATGTTTCAATGGAGATTTGTCACACAATAAAAAAGTGTAACTTATCTTCATGTTTTTTACCTACAAATTACCAGAAAAAAAGAATACACACAAAAAGAAAGAAACTCACTATCAATAAAATATATGGCATACAACTTGATGAGCTTTCAGCAAGCTACCAGCTACAGTAGACCAATTTTGGGAAACCCTGAGTTAAGGTACTGAGAATTGCATTACTATTATATACACTGATATGTTATTTAGAAAAGCTGTTTCTACACCATACACTAAAGGTCAGTAAAAGTATCATTCAACATGCAAGAGACGACAGTGACCCAATGGTTTATAAATTAAATAGCTGCCTAAAAGCATTAGCACACAATCTATACACATCACATATTAATGGTGAGAAAGGTAATGAATAGTCACTCAGATTTTTTTGCTGGGTTCTTAAGAAGTAGTAAGTAAAACTGACTGATgcatctttgttaaaaaaaaaacagaactaaaAACAGTATCATGTATTTACATATTTCTTACACTCTCCATAAGAAACTAGTAGAACTGTATCTCATGTCCATTAAATTGTGTCTCTAGTAGTGCTAATATATGAAACTAGCTAAAACATAATGCCATGAAAGGTCATTTACATTTACCAATCTACAATCCGTACACATTTTCCTGTTTCCTGGGATACTGTAAATCAATCATATAAATGTGCACTTTTCACTGacctagatcagaggttcccaaactcaatCCGCAAGGCACcttgacagtccaggttttaaggatatccatgcttgagcactgcTGATTTAATTAATACTTCAGTcaacttgatttaaccatctgtgctcaaccatggatagtcttaaaatctggactgttagggtaccttgaggacGGGCTTGAGAATCACTGTCCTAGAGCAATGCACAATAGAGAAGCACCACCACCCATAGAAGAAAATGTCTGCTTACTCTTTTGGAATGTCGTGTAGATAGCTGGGTATGTTTAGTTAAGTGGAAACTCTTCAATAATTTTCAATATATTACTACTAATCATTCATTGAATCATGGTGCACTatagcagtgatctccaacccgtagctcacgagctactggtagctcgccgtagtatttttggtagctcacagagcgcatgggcttgggcagtcactggcactcctcctcccttcattttttatatggtgagccaatcagagctcatggaccagcagtggcggcacctgattggctgccggaccgcgagttttgattggctcacttaccagcatcatattttaaatgcccgccaccgGAGACTCTGTTACCCTCACCGCAGCTACTCTCTGGACTTcataggagaggcgcgcactgcatgtgtggggcactgtatcggacactgcgggggggggggggaattttatctggcgctgtggggggaattgtatctggcactggtgggggcattgtatctggcactggtgggggcattgtatctggcactgctgggggcattatttgtgtatctagcactgctgggaggcattatttgtatatctggcactgctgaggggcattatttgtgtatctggcactgtggggggggcattacttgtgtgtttggcactatgcgggggggcattacttgtagatgtgaggccacacccacttttgtgaggccacacccacttttgcaggaacgcacgtgcattggggggagggggtagctccttcagaggttttattttctgaaagtagctcacaccccaattaaggttggagaccactgtacTAGAGTATCCAAATTTATTTTAATTGAAACCCTAGGCCAAATTTTTCTTATTGAGCTATGTATCAACAAttaagggtcagttatgtggtggtggacagggctctgtttgtccatatattttatgactggcagccaccagctgtGGTTTAGCCTATCACATGAACCATTTATTTGATTTGGTCCTCGATTTGAGATGTTTATTTTATCTCTAAATATCCATGCACCATTAAGCAGAACATACAATTCTTCAGGATTCTACATCCTGTGCAGAATGTGGTTGGCATCCCGGCAATCAGAACACCAGCAGTCAGAAGACCAACACCACTCAGAATCCCGATGTTCACAATCCTGAATGCAAGTATGTTTGGGAGGGTTCGGGATAGTctgcaggagggtaggttaggattaggcactagggggggttaggGTAGGCTGAGCGGGAGATGGCTATTATGTGGAAGGGCAGGATTAGTGTTACGCTGCGGGTAGGGATGGTAAGGGGTAGTATTAGCTTACTTACCTAAATGTGTAAGGATTTTAACCCTTGGGATACCGCTGTCCGtattgtgactgctggcatcctgtcaGATCCCGTACCCAATACTCCTGTGTAATCCCACTTGTAGAGCTTGGCTCTACCATCTATGCCTGTTGTTTTATGTCATTGTATCAAATAACGTTTGTATTATGATCCCTTTAATACAGTGGTATGTAATAATTTAAGTTGGTGTTTTATAATTAAGTGATAATTGTATTAATATCTGCCACTGTCCCTATATCCATCAGCCAAGAGAAGCATAGGCTAACCAACCAGAAGAAAGTTTGCATACATTGGCAAAGTATCTAAAGCAGACTAAATATCCAGGTATGGCACATTCACTACAATCTAGTTATCGCCCAGCACAAGCTGTTACTAAGCAGTCCATAAGTGACATTAATAATATGTAGGTGTTGCATAGTGATGGCGTTCATGATTTTTCAAAGCTATGCATTGCTTTAGGTGATGCCATGATGTAATATTAATAGACATTAAGTATATGAAGTTGATATATAGCTTATGTCAGGATGAATATTTTATTACCACGTCTTTTAAATATTAAACAGGCCATGTATTGCTGTTTAATATCTTATTTCTGAAATCATAcattatatattctgtactataaaacATGCATTTCCTTGGTGCATGGTAGGATTACCACATTATTCCCTTTGCCAAGCATCCTGGGGGTTTTTAAAGCTGTCAGTTAGTTGTACAATTGGATAAATGATTGTTCTTTTCTTGCCTTGACTCAGTGCTCCTTTTACACTTAATTACTTGTGTATGACCTGGACTGTTACTGACAACTTTCCAGACCATGCTTTGATTATGGACTCCTGTAACTCTGACACCAGCAGTTACTACAGATCACGTTGACTCTCCCAGTTTAGATAGCTATGGATTGTGATCATCCTCATTATTCCTACCCAACTCTACTTAACCCAAAATTTAATTGCGCCATTCCAAAAAGTTGCAAGGTATGTGTCACAGCCACAAGGAGAGACCTCAGAATCAGACCGCGTTTCTTACCTAGCCGACTGCTGGTCAGGTCCCAGTGCATTGTCCCCGGTGTCTGGGGGCACGCAGCTTGTGCTGCAATGGTGGTCTTTGTGGCTGAGCCCAGTGGTGTCAGGGGTGCAGCACATGATTGTAGAGGGTAGGATGCTGGTTGCGGGGCTGTCATGGCTCATGGTCCATATTCCTCCAAATGATCATGTGATTTTATTCTCATCATTCCAGGTCAGTCTGATGATCAGCAGGTAGTCTCAGTCAATACAGAACTCTCCACCGGTATAAAACAACAGACCAACATGGCCAAGGTTGCCTGTGCCACAAGTTACACAGCTCTGCATGTGAGCTTTGTACCTGCGCTCCTCAGAGTATCCACCCAGCATCGCTGATTCCAGACTACAGCTCTTAACCTTCTAGAAGTCATTCTGATCTTTGTTCAGATCTCCATAGCTAATTTGATCCATCGGTTCCTGTCCGCTACCAAACACCATTGGTCCAGTCTGCTACCAACACCATTGGTTCCAAACTACCACCAAACACCATTGGTTCCAGTCCACTACCAAACACCACTGGTTCCAGTCTAATACAAAACTCCAATGGTcccagggcctaattctgagttgatcgcagcatcaaatttgttaacagttgggcaaaaccatgtgcactgcaggaggggggggggagatattacatgtgcagagagagttagatttgggtgtggtgtgttcaatctgaaatctaaattgcagtgtagaaataaagcagccagtatttaccctgcacagaaacaaaataacccacccaaatctaactctctgcacattatatctgccccccctgcagtgcacatggttttgctcaattgctaacaaacttgctgctgcgatcaactcagaattacccccccccccccccccagtctgatACCAATAACATCACATACCATAGTCATATATGCAGTATTGTAAAAAAGGTTTTCACTTTTTGCCATGTTTTTCTTATCTGAGTGAGACTTCTGGAGTATACCTGCAAATTGTAAAACTACTAACACATACAGATACATTTTATGATGAATTTCGGAGGAAGTTTGAAAGGGAGTTTGAAATCTAGTGGGGACCAATCAAATGCTTTAAATAAATATAAGATCCTAGAATTACCCTTTAAATTATATTTAAGTCTCTATAATGCTATTTAACTCATTTTCTCATAAAATGGTACGTAAAGTGgaaatttttctatttttttttttaaaacacacccTAACGCAGCCTCATCTTCACAGCTGGAGAGAAGAAATAATGTTGGAATTTAGTATACATACCATAATAAAACATTTTTGCTTACTGTACCTGCAATTAATGTTTTTTCTGGTGCATACAGTAAGTGAAATATGGGAGAACATAGAGGTACACTTTATTGTAACATCATGTATAACCAGGAATGGTGAGGTGCTATGTTTACCAATCTTCTGAAGATGTATAGACCGTTTTGGAGAAGCAAAATTtgggaaaaatataaaaaaaaatatttaccatAATAGTGGTCAGGAATTTTCCATTCAGTAAGATACGCACTTTTAGCTTTGTGGAAAGCTGTTGTAGGCTGATGGCAATATTATAAAGCCCTATATAACACaaaggtgacatcacacatggggcctaattcagcaagaatCACAAAGCAGCAAAAATTGCAGTAaatgcggaaaatcgcaaaatcttcaccatataccacaaaaaaatgcaacttctgagacgaagcaaaaactgcgtatgcactatgaaaggtaggcgtgtagggggcgtactaaagggctggactcgctaaaactacgagcaggggcgtgttgtggggcgTATGCTGATGTTCGGTAAGCGGTGCATATgcaatttttacaactgatcgcacatttactgtatgttgtgcagtttctgagtgactacaggtctaccttaaaatctgcacaagctgacctcagtagtagactgttcgatgtatactgcaatcattgcttcattacacccagctgaagaagctcacacctcagaccacaaaacacttcattcagctgtattgaaacttctaaacatATAAGGGAactttaaaccatacttgcctacctgaccctctccatgagggagaaaatgctctgttcctggactttcctggtaatgtaggattgccatcacctgtggtgaaacacctttcttatccattaactagctcaccacaggtgatggcaatcatacattaccaggatagtccaggaacagagcattttctccctcatggagagggtcaggtaggcaagtatgcgttaaACTCTGTAACACGTTTCTTTATAAAATATGTTATAAaacctaattgtttttacacttactaacaattgaggtttgacaaccacactattttttaaaagcaaacgttaattaacatttccaa
Coding sequences within:
- the LOC134949862 gene encoding olfactory receptor 8D1-like; amino-acid sequence: MATISWVVSGAVKVLTVNSGRRNRPSPKRINCINETNQTDIYFIITGISEAPELQALIFLLVLFIYLFILGGNMTIVVLVCLDPQLHTPMYFFLCNLSTLDIFSSTVTLHKILISFLTGDNTLSLYACMSQMFIFISLVCNELMLLSAMSYDRFVAVCKPLHYYTVMSPCLCSSLASACWASGFVESLPLFVLISRFSCYKSREINHFFCDIVPIMKLTCSDTSLSNLLIFICGTFLSIFPFLFTFIPYIFIIQTILSIRSGAGKHKAFYTCSSHLTVVILLYVTLICQYLRPTSMDTLESSKLFSLFNTAAVPMLNPLIYSLKNKDVKSALKRWWFQLTTCSVRGKHSEVDNRYSKSKALQFQERVPCKSCAETAALQAE